One Azospirillum lipoferum 4B DNA segment encodes these proteins:
- a CDS encoding TRAP transporter large permease produces the protein MITTLLFGSFLVMMVLGVPIAAALGLAGTAAIAFAHLGVISVPTSVYTGIAKYPLLTIPMFVLAGTIFDRSGVAQKLVRFATAIVGQGKGALAVIAVVVAMMMGGISGSGPAIAAAVCGVMAPSMIRAGYPRPYIASVIAAAAATDILIPPSVALIIYSVLVPAAPTTSMFAAGIIPGTLAGLALIVPVYWLARKHNLGAKLSHEPRPPFWRSLWDAALGLFAKVIILGGLRFGIFTPTEAAVIAVAYGLLLGMVVYRTIRFRDLYSMLVEAAEISAIILSVIALASVFGWALSTLSVIDPIADAIIHSGLGEYGVLALLVVMLTVIGTFLDGISIFIILLPLLIPIAQAYNWDLTWFGVILTLMIAVGQFTPPMAVNLMVACRMTGCRMEDTVRWVLWPLVTLLLVVVAVIVWPDLALWMPRQMGF, from the coding sequence GTGATCACGACCCTGCTCTTCGGTTCCTTCCTGGTCATGATGGTGCTGGGCGTGCCGATTGCGGCCGCCCTGGGTCTGGCCGGCACCGCCGCCATCGCCTTCGCCCATCTCGGCGTCATTTCCGTGCCCACCAGCGTCTATACCGGCATCGCCAAGTATCCGCTGCTGACCATCCCGATGTTCGTGCTGGCCGGCACCATCTTCGACCGGTCGGGCGTGGCGCAGAAGCTGGTGCGCTTTGCCACAGCCATCGTCGGCCAGGGCAAGGGCGCGCTGGCGGTCATCGCGGTGGTGGTGGCGATGATGATGGGCGGCATTTCCGGTTCGGGTCCCGCCATCGCCGCCGCGGTCTGCGGCGTGATGGCGCCCAGCATGATCCGCGCCGGCTATCCCCGCCCCTACATCGCCAGTGTCATCGCCGCGGCGGCGGCCACCGACATCCTGATTCCGCCGTCGGTCGCGTTGATCATCTACAGCGTGCTGGTGCCCGCCGCCCCGACCACCTCGATGTTCGCCGCCGGCATCATCCCCGGCACGCTGGCCGGCCTTGCCCTGATCGTCCCGGTCTATTGGCTGGCTCGGAAGCACAATCTGGGCGCCAAGCTGTCGCACGAGCCGCGCCCGCCCTTCTGGCGCAGCCTGTGGGACGCGGCGCTCGGCCTGTTCGCCAAGGTCATCATCCTGGGCGGCCTGCGCTTCGGCATCTTCACCCCGACCGAGGCGGCGGTGATCGCGGTGGCTTACGGCCTGCTGCTGGGCATGGTGGTCTACCGCACCATCCGCTTCCGCGACCTCTATTCCATGCTGGTGGAGGCGGCGGAGATCTCCGCCATCATCCTGTCGGTGATCGCGCTGGCCAGCGTGTTCGGCTGGGCGCTCAGCACCCTGTCGGTGATCGATCCCATCGCCGACGCCATCATCCATTCCGGCCTCGGCGAATATGGCGTGCTGGCTCTGCTGGTGGTGATGCTGACCGTCATCGGCACCTTCCTGGACGGCATCTCGATCTTCATCATCCTGCTGCCGCTGCTGATTCCCATCGCCCAGGCCTACAACTGGGACCTGACCTGGTTCGGCGTGATCCTGACCCTGATGATCGCGGTCGGCCAGTTCACCCCGCCGATGGCGGTCAATCTGATGGTCGCCTGCCGGATGACCGGCTGCAGGATGGAAGACACAGTGCGCTGGGTGCTGTGGCCGCTCGTCACCCTGCTGCTGGTGGTGGTCGCGGTGATCGTCTGGCCCGATCTGGCGCTGTGGATGCCGCGGCAGATGGGGTTCTAA
- a CDS encoding IS5 family transposase — protein MRERGVRAPFQSPGRGQRQRVHDARRDHRPRPPAQRRGAKKGGACQAIGRSRGGLTTKIHAIVDALGNPVAISLTPGQASDFSQAAPLLDAVEPQALIADKAYDGDALIDALKERDIVPVIPSKANRLIARDTDFALYRERNLVERFFNKLKGFRAIATRYDKLASTFLAAVYLVSAVIWLN, from the coding sequence GTGCGAGAGCGGGGTGTTCGAGCGCCTTTTCAAAGCCCTGGCCGAGGACAGCGACAACGAGTACATGATGCTCGACGCGACCATCGTCCGCGCCCACCAGCACAGCGCCGGGGCGCGAAAAAAGGGGGCGCCTGCCAAGCCATCGGCCGATCACGAGGGGGGCTGACGACGAAGATCCATGCCATCGTGGACGCCTTGGGCAACCCGGTGGCGATCTCCCTGACCCCCGGTCAGGCCTCTGACTTCAGCCAAGCCGCCCCTCTGCTCGACGCGGTCGAGCCGCAGGCCCTCATCGCCGACAAGGCCTATGATGGCGACGCCCTGATCGACGCATTGAAGGAGCGCGACATCGTCCCCGTCATCCCGTCCAAGGCTAATCGGCTGATCGCCCGCGATACCGATTTCGCCTTGTACCGCGAACGTAATCTCGTCGAGCGATTCTTCAACAAGCTGAAGGGCTTCCGAGCCATTGCAACTCGATACGACAAGCTTGCCAGCACTTTCTTGGCGGCTGTTTACCTCGTGTCGGCTGTCATCTGGCTCAACTGA
- a CDS encoding recombinase family protein, which translates to MGDMLGYARVSTGDQDVAGQRLRLEQAGALKVFTDVCSGKAKDRPGLEALLAHARRGDTLAIVRLDRLGRSLAELLATVAMLKERGIGLLSLEERIDTTSAAGELVFHVFGAIAHFEQRLIAERTKDGIAPARARGKRPGREPVDMDKIKAALKLVEAGLSPTEAAKQLGLGRSTVYREMSLAGLQRPPYTS; encoded by the coding sequence ATGGGCGACATGCTGGGCTACGCACGGGTCTCGACCGGCGACCAGGATGTCGCCGGCCAACGGTTGCGGCTGGAGCAGGCCGGCGCCTTGAAGGTCTTCACCGACGTGTGCTCGGGCAAGGCGAAGGACCGGCCAGGGTTGGAGGCGTTGCTCGCCCATGCGCGCCGTGGCGACACGCTGGCCATTGTCCGCCTCGACCGGCTCGGCCGATCGCTCGCTGAGTTGCTGGCGACAGTGGCGATGCTGAAGGAGCGCGGGATCGGCCTGCTCAGCCTGGAGGAGAGGATCGACACCACTTCGGCGGCCGGCGAACTGGTGTTCCACGTCTTCGGCGCGATTGCGCATTTCGAACAGCGGCTGATCGCCGAGCGCACGAAGGACGGCATCGCGCCCGCCCGGGCCCGCGGCAAACGCCCAGGTCGCGAGCCGGTGGACATGGACAAGATCAAAGCGGCACTGAAACTGGTGGAAGCTGGCCTGTCGCCGACCGAAGCCGCCAAGCAGCTGGGGTTGGGGAGATCCACCGTTTACCGGGAGATGAGCTTGGCGGGCCTCCAGAGGCCGCCGTACACCTCCTGA
- a CDS encoding Tn3-like element ISAli20 family transposase, translating into MARRQLLTEEERRLLFGLPTDRDALARHYTFTRSDLDLIASRRGNANRLGFAVQLALLRYPGLPLPHIGEPIDAVVGWVAEHLELPVTAFAEYARRSQTMTDHARDTVAALGLRFPREADLPDLIEAAAQAAWISDQGMSIMTGTIAALRSAKIVLPSPAVIERAALAGRARARKRAADALVADLTAEQRDKLDKLLAVDPATGITSLTWLRTIPTAPKADHVRDVIDKLHVVRGIGIDAEAQARVHETRFRQFAREGMASPTYLIERCAPNRRRATLVALLIDLENRLTDAALDMADKLIGGAFTRAKNNKEKTCVAKTKDVGRLMRLFHRTIEALSLAQESDGDAFALVNEAVGWPQLLRVRGEVASLAELAEEDPLVRAADRYVTIRKFAPALLEALTFKAARSKDPILAAVELLKELNRSGKRDIPADAPMLFRKEWRRLVTKDGKPNRRLYETAVLATLRNKLRSGDVWVERSSNYRRFDSYLLPAAAAAPISADLTLPATAEEWLGALGRDLDEQLKRFAQRLRDGQLEGVELRDERLHIAALKATAPPEADVLADRLDALLPRVRITELLHEVNRATGFAAAFTNLRTGESCDNENALLAVILADGTNLGLTRMAEASQGVTRDQLIWTADACIRPETYQSALARIIDAHHRLPMAAVWGGGTTSSSDGQFFRSGKRGNVAGEVNARYGGSPGFSFYTHVSDQHGPYHVRVISAAAHEAPYVLDGLLHHGTGLKLDTHYVDTGGTSDHVFILAAMLGFRFCPRLRDFPERRLASIEPSSCYPDLQPLLGRRVKVDVIREHWNDVVRLVASLKAGTVAPSTMLKKLAAYERQNQLDLALQELGRIERTLFMIRWLETPELRRSCHIGLNKGEQRHALAQAICTFKQGRIADRGSQAQQYRASGLNLLIAAIVYWNSTYMADAVGHLRAVGGTVPDDLLVHTSPVGWEHIGLSGDFLWGRAAAVPIGRRPLNLRRDRHAA; encoded by the coding sequence GTGGCACGACGCCAATTGCTGACGGAGGAGGAACGCCGACTGTTGTTCGGCCTGCCCACGGATCGGGACGCCTTGGCCCGCCATTACACGTTCACCCGCTCGGATTTGGACCTCATCGCCAGCCGACGCGGTAATGCCAACCGCTTGGGCTTCGCCGTGCAATTGGCGCTCTTGCGTTATCCCGGATTGCCTCTGCCCCATATCGGCGAGCCGATCGACGCCGTCGTCGGCTGGGTGGCCGAACACCTCGAGCTGCCGGTGACGGCCTTCGCCGAGTATGCGCGTCGATCACAAACGATGACCGATCACGCCCGCGACACTGTCGCCGCGCTTGGGCTGCGGTTCCCACGCGAGGCCGATTTGCCTGACTTGATCGAGGCCGCAGCGCAGGCGGCCTGGATTTCCGACCAAGGAATGTCGATCATGACCGGGACCATCGCTGCACTCCGGTCAGCGAAGATCGTCCTGCCGTCCCCGGCGGTGATCGAGCGCGCCGCCCTGGCGGGCCGTGCTCGCGCCCGAAAGCGGGCGGCGGATGCCTTGGTGGCCGATCTCACGGCCGAGCAGCGGGATAAACTCGACAAGCTGCTGGCCGTTGATCCAGCAACCGGGATCACCTCGCTGACCTGGTTGAGGACTATTCCCACGGCGCCGAAAGCGGATCACGTTCGCGACGTGATCGACAAACTTCACGTCGTTCGCGGCATCGGAATCGATGCCGAGGCGCAGGCGCGTGTCCATGAAACCCGCTTTCGCCAGTTTGCCCGCGAGGGCATGGCCTCGCCCACCTACCTGATCGAGCGCTGTGCGCCGAACCGGCGGCGCGCGACACTGGTGGCGTTGCTGATCGACCTGGAGAACCGGCTCACCGACGCCGCGCTCGACATGGCCGACAAGCTGATCGGCGGTGCGTTCACGCGCGCGAAGAACAACAAGGAAAAGACCTGCGTCGCGAAGACGAAGGACGTCGGCCGTCTGATGCGTCTGTTTCACCGCACCATCGAGGCGCTCAGCCTAGCCCAGGAAAGCGACGGGGACGCCTTCGCTCTCGTCAACGAGGCGGTGGGCTGGCCGCAGTTGCTGCGCGTGCGCGGCGAGGTGGCCAGCCTCGCCGAGCTCGCGGAAGAGGACCCGCTGGTCCGCGCCGCCGACCGGTACGTCACCATCCGGAAGTTCGCCCCGGCGCTCCTCGAAGCGCTCACGTTCAAGGCTGCCCGGAGCAAGGACCCGATCCTGGCGGCGGTCGAGTTGCTCAAGGAGCTCAACCGATCCGGCAAGCGCGACATCCCGGCGGACGCGCCGATGCTGTTCCGCAAGGAGTGGCGGCGCCTCGTCACCAAGGACGGCAAGCCCAACCGGCGGCTCTACGAGACAGCGGTGCTCGCCACCCTGCGCAACAAACTGCGCTCGGGCGACGTGTGGGTGGAGCGGTCGTCCAACTACCGCCGCTTCGACAGCTATCTGCTGCCCGCGGCGGCGGCGGCCCCGATCTCAGCGGATTTGACGCTGCCCGCGACGGCCGAAGAGTGGCTGGGGGCGCTGGGGCGCGACCTCGACGAACAGCTGAAGCGTTTTGCCCAGCGCCTGCGCGACGGCCAGCTCGAGGGCGTCGAATTGCGCGATGAGCGGCTGCACATCGCGGCGCTGAAGGCGACCGCGCCGCCAGAAGCGGACGTTCTCGCCGACCGGCTCGACGCCCTTCTGCCGCGCGTGCGCATCACCGAACTGCTGCACGAGGTCAACCGCGCGACCGGCTTCGCGGCGGCGTTCACCAACCTGCGCACCGGTGAATCCTGCGACAACGAGAACGCGCTGCTCGCCGTCATCCTAGCCGACGGCACCAACCTGGGCCTGACACGCATGGCGGAGGCCAGCCAGGGCGTGACCCGCGACCAGCTCATCTGGACCGCCGACGCCTGCATCCGGCCTGAAACCTACCAGTCGGCCCTGGCCCGGATCATCGACGCTCACCATCGGCTGCCCATGGCCGCCGTCTGGGGTGGCGGAACGACGTCCTCATCGGACGGCCAGTTCTTCCGTTCCGGCAAGCGCGGCAACGTCGCCGGCGAGGTGAACGCCCGGTATGGCGGCAGTCCCGGCTTCAGCTTCTACACCCACGTCTCGGACCAGCACGGTCCGTACCATGTCCGGGTCATCTCGGCGGCGGCCCACGAGGCCCCCTACGTTCTGGACGGCCTGCTGCACCATGGGACCGGCTTGAAGCTCGACACCCACTACGTCGATACAGGCGGCACCTCGGATCACGTGTTCATTTTGGCCGCCATGCTCGGCTTCCGCTTCTGTCCTCGCCTGCGCGATTTTCCCGAACGTCGGCTGGCCAGCATCGAGCCGTCGAGCTGTTATCCGGACCTCCAGCCACTGCTGGGCCGGCGGGTCAAGGTGGACGTCATCCGTGAGCATTGGAACGACGTGGTGCGCCTGGTCGCGTCGCTGAAGGCCGGCACCGTGGCGCCCTCGACCATGTTGAAGAAGCTGGCCGCCTACGAGCGACAAAACCAGCTTGATCTGGCGCTCCAGGAACTGGGCCGCATCGAGCGCACACTCTTCATGATCCGCTGGTTGGAAACACCCGAGCTCAGACGGAGCTGTCACATCGGGTTGAACAAAGGGGAGCAGCGTCACGCTCTGGCCCAGGCGATCTGCACGTTCAAACAGGGCCGGATCGCCGACCGCGGGTCCCAAGCGCAGCAGTATCGCGCCTCGGGGCTGAACCTGCTCATCGCCGCGATCGTCTATTGGAACTCGACCTACATGGCCGACGCGGTTGGTCATCTGCGCGCCGTCGGCGGGACCGTACCCGACGACCTGCTCGTCCACACCTCACCGGTCGGCTGGGAGCACATCGGTCTGTCCGGCGATTTCCTGTGGGGCCGCGCCGCGGCCGTGCCCATCGGCAGGCGACCGCTTAACCTGCGACGGGACCGCCATGCCGCCTGA
- the makA gene encoding alpha-pore-forming cytotoxin MakA: MADQPEPVLVFSMPGLTQEDIAKLDTNYAEIHNAVPDDLIKAFVNANRTLAANCTVVILDGGKQWLINSGTNYYLTRVDGTNLDVYSVTSSVYSVLLTKSKMATGVTSIVLITNACHAILNTQLTLPDGMTKPTWFDNLVTKLDAAKALATEWINTLAPELTASLPNKVINYDTQYNAITNQIIRIADAHPMARGADDPNVKLVFELISALKTEVGKIHDDVAAEDKKLLDWGTRMQKAHDDLSQGVTSIQAAEADLAADISKMDGDINRLKAEIDGLNKKIAAAAIGVGLGIFAAIVGVALCFVPGGQVVGGVVIAIGAAAIVGGGIAWGVMQSKVNGDYDQIAKDQKQQNVDNQQLIALRGLEVATSQSISSIAMATAALSNVRALWKLFAGELEGVINQLNQADKGLALIVNEAFVQGAQDEWKLCAELATQMLNPVAQKVDTTLPMNVDVPPAKAA, translated from the coding sequence ATGGCAGACCAACCCGAACCCGTTCTCGTCTTCTCGATGCCCGGCCTTACTCAGGAGGACATCGCGAAACTGGACACGAACTACGCCGAAATTCATAATGCCGTTCCCGACGATCTCATCAAGGCCTTCGTCAACGCCAATCGGACGCTCGCAGCGAACTGCACAGTCGTTATTCTCGACGGGGGAAAACAGTGGCTGATCAACAGCGGCACAAATTACTATCTGACGCGCGTTGATGGCACCAATCTCGATGTATATTCGGTGACATCCTCCGTTTATAGTGTGCTCCTGACGAAATCGAAAATGGCGACGGGCGTCACTTCGATCGTCCTCATCACGAACGCCTGCCATGCCATTCTGAACACGCAGCTCACCCTGCCCGACGGGATGACGAAGCCGACGTGGTTCGACAACCTTGTGACGAAGCTCGATGCCGCCAAGGCGCTGGCGACCGAATGGATCAATACGCTCGCGCCGGAACTGACCGCGTCCCTGCCGAACAAGGTCATCAACTACGACACGCAGTATAATGCGATCACGAACCAGATCATCCGCATCGCCGATGCCCATCCGATGGCGCGGGGAGCCGACGACCCGAACGTCAAGCTTGTCTTCGAACTGATCTCGGCGCTGAAGACGGAAGTCGGCAAGATACACGACGATGTCGCCGCCGAGGACAAGAAGCTACTGGACTGGGGCACGAGGATGCAGAAGGCCCACGACGATCTCTCGCAGGGCGTAACGAGCATCCAGGCAGCTGAAGCGGATTTGGCGGCGGACATCAGCAAAATGGATGGCGACATCAATCGCCTCAAGGCCGAGATCGACGGTCTGAACAAGAAGATCGCCGCGGCGGCGATTGGCGTTGGGCTCGGAATTTTCGCAGCGATTGTCGGTGTCGCTCTCTGCTTCGTTCCAGGAGGGCAGGTTGTCGGCGGGGTTGTCATCGCGATTGGTGCCGCCGCCATTGTCGGCGGAGGCATCGCTTGGGGTGTGATGCAGAGCAAGGTTAACGGCGACTATGACCAGATCGCCAAGGATCAGAAGCAGCAGAACGTGGACAATCAGCAACTCATCGCCCTGCGCGGACTTGAAGTTGCCACGAGCCAATCAATCAGCAGCATCGCAATGGCGACCGCGGCGCTGTCGAACGTCCGAGCGCTTTGGAAGCTTTTCGCTGGTGAGCTCGAGGGGGTGATCAACCAGCTCAATCAGGCGGATAAGGGACTCGCCCTGATCGTGAACGAGGCCTTCGTTCAGGGCGCTCAGGACGAGTGGAAGCTGTGCGCGGAACTGGCAACGCAGATGTTGAACCCGGTCGCCCAGAAGGTCGACACCACCCTGCCCATGAACGTCGACGTTCCACCGGCAAAGGCCGCCTGA
- the makB gene encoding alpha-pore-forming cytotoxin subunit MakB, translating to MLSPDVVEIGEDIAASYSQFLALNSFGTSISQTVVSPLSPDPGWLPTLRRRLATLAKLCAQWQLDYPDLLSSYFLPFTDFSSTFGAFARQSGKFGNNVEVWVQALTALHKAAVEAETVTKRAATGFTDHFSMIKTIEGQLNESLATAWQELANEEDKIVAIATQVARLQDRVAQLQDNLTSGTISAGKSYFQTAATITYTVLTSATVEIPYLAILSEIYTIGKEAYDLIVTDKEISEALQKIADLTVEASEAAQAAAMSKGVIQLITRLNLQVTGQSDHLPALNRVWEVAAEKISAAIDAIQAGAVPTQVLDLVSMPAAAAGWNTLAKLSRDAVTMVPVQGRPVFLTNSSVKSRLSATRF from the coding sequence ATGCTCAGTCCGGATGTTGTCGAGATTGGCGAAGACATCGCCGCCAGCTATTCGCAATTCCTCGCGCTCAACAGCTTCGGCACCTCCATTAGTCAGACCGTCGTGAGCCCGCTGAGTCCGGACCCGGGCTGGTTGCCGACGTTGCGTCGTCGGCTCGCGACGCTGGCGAAGTTGTGCGCTCAATGGCAACTTGACTACCCTGATTTGCTATCGTCCTATTTCTTGCCATTCACAGACTTCTCGTCAACCTTTGGCGCATTCGCCCGACAAAGCGGAAAATTTGGCAACAATGTCGAGGTTTGGGTCCAGGCGCTGACGGCGCTGCACAAGGCCGCCGTCGAGGCGGAAACGGTTACAAAAAGGGCCGCGACCGGGTTTACCGACCATTTCTCGATGATCAAGACGATCGAAGGTCAGCTGAACGAAAGCTTGGCCACGGCCTGGCAGGAATTGGCCAACGAAGAGGACAAGATCGTCGCGATCGCGACGCAAGTTGCTCGTCTTCAGGATCGCGTAGCGCAATTACAGGACAATCTGACCAGCGGCACGATTTCCGCGGGGAAGTCCTATTTCCAGACGGCGGCGACGATCACCTACACCGTGTTGACTTCGGCCACCGTGGAAATCCCCTATCTCGCAATCCTCAGCGAAATCTATACCATCGGAAAAGAAGCCTATGACCTCATAGTCACCGATAAAGAGATCAGTGAGGCCCTTCAAAAGATCGCCGATCTGACGGTTGAGGCGAGCGAGGCCGCCCAGGCCGCGGCGATGTCAAAGGGCGTGATCCAATTGATTACCCGCCTTAATCTTCAGGTCACGGGCCAGAGCGACCATCTGCCGGCCCTCAACCGGGTGTGGGAGGTCGCGGCGGAAAAGATTTCGGCGGCGATCGATGCCATTCAGGCCGGTGCTGTACCGACCCAGGTACTCGACTTGGTCTCGATGCCGGCCGCCGCCGCCGGTTGGAACACGCTGGCGAAGCTGTCACGCGACGCCGTGACGATGGTTCCAGTGCAAGGAAGGCCAGTTTTCCTCACGAACAGTTCGGTCAAATCAAGACTCTCTGCAACCCGCTTCTAA
- a CDS encoding IS630-like element ISAli2 family transposase (programmed frameshift): MPAIAIRQDISVCELRRQARLEEDGRVAARLLAIAAVLDGHSRAHAARLGGMDRQTLRDWVHRFNAEGVSGLRDRSRSGRPRLLADELRPELATLIAAGPDLERDGVVEYRLTHIQDLAKRHFGADYSRGGMHNVLQQMGLSWQTPRPIHPKTDPAAQEAFKKNFPDQLAAIAKRHPGKRLEVWFQDEARVGQKGTLTRLWAPRAIRVRAVRDHRFKSAYIFGAVCPQRDTGVALVMTRVSTEAMTLMLAEISQAVPHEGHAVVLLDGAGWHIANELEVPANLTLLPLPPYSPELNAIERLWQVMRETVLSHRLFIDTKHIIDACCRAWNSLINKPGRIQSTCGYPWATQVKTS, encoded by the exons ATGCCAGCGATAGCGATCCGACAGGACATCTCGGTCTGCGAGTTGCGCCGGCAAGCCCGATTGGAGGAGGACGGGCGGGTGGCGGCGCGTCTTCTGGCGATCGCCGCCGTGCTGGACGGTCACAGCCGGGCCCACGCCGCGCGCTTGGGCGGGATGGACCGGCAGACCTTGCGCGATTGGGTGCATCGTTTCAACGCCGAGGGCGTGTCCGGCCTGCGCGACCGTTCGCGTAGCGGCCGGCCCCGCCTGCTGGCCGACGAACTGCGCCCGGAGCTGGCGACGCTGATCGCCGCAGGTCCCGACCTGGAGCGCGACGGCGTGGTCGAGTATCGGCTGACCCACATCCAAGACTTGGCCAAGCGCCACTTCGGTGCCGACTACAGCCGCGGCGGCATGCACAACGTGCTCCAGCAGATGGGGCTGTCCTGGCAGACCCCGCGCCCGATCCACCCCAAGACCGATCCCGCGGCCCAGGAGGCATTTA AAAAAAACTTCCCCGACCAACTCGCCGCCATCGCCAAGCGCCACCCCGGCAAGCGGCTGGAGGTCTGGTTCCAGGATGAAGCCCGGGTCGGTCAGAAGGGAACCCTGACCCGGCTGTGGGCGCCGCGCGCCATCCGGGTGCGTGCCGTGCGCGATCATCGCTTCAAGTCGGCCTACATCTTCGGCGCCGTGTGCCCGCAGCGCGACACCGGCGTCGCCTTGGTGATGACGCGCGTCAGCACCGAGGCGATGACGCTGATGCTCGCCGAGATCAGCCAAGCCGTGCCGCACGAGGGGCACGCCGTCGTTCTGCTGGACGGAGCCGGCTGGCACATCGCCAATGAGTTGGAGGTGCCGGCCAACCTGACCTTGCTGCCGCTGCCGCCCTACAGCCCCGAACTCAATGCCATCGAGCGCCTCTGGCAGGTGATGCGGGAAACCGTCCTCTCGCACCGCCTGTTCATCGACACAAAGCACATTATCGACGCCTGTTGCCGCGCCTGGAACTCCCTCATCAACAAGCCAGGCCGCATTCAATCAACCTGTGGTTATCCGTGGGCCACACAGGTCAAAACTTCATGA
- a CDS encoding IS5 family transposase codes for MKHHAGHRHQFPRARYRVTNWAAYEAGLRQRGSLTIWFSTEAVQAWRAAPRTTRGGQLRYSAVAIETALTLRALFRLAFRQTEGLIGSLMQLLRLDLPVPDHTTLSRRARNLAVRIRPQTTGPLHLLVDSTGLKLSGPGEWQVEKHGSKKRRSWRKFHIGVDARTGQIAAVELTPPDVDDASQVGPLLDQVSAPVKSLVGDGAYDRTDVYVAVAARHPEAAVIAPPRADAVFRVVVETAPTPRDRHIQAIAEMGRIAWQRTSGYNARAKVEAAIARYKQVIGNRLRAHSDDGRRTELIIASTLLNRMFGLARPTYVRVA; via the coding sequence ATCAAACACCACGCTGGCCACCGCCATCAGTTTCCTCGTGCCCGGTACCGCGTAACGAATTGGGCGGCCTATGAGGCTGGCCTACGTCAGCGCGGCAGTTTGACCATCTGGTTCAGCACGGAGGCCGTTCAGGCTTGGCGTGCCGCCCCACGCACCACCCGCGGCGGGCAGCTGCGCTACTCGGCCGTGGCGATCGAGACGGCGCTGACCCTGCGGGCGCTTTTCCGCTTGGCCTTCCGACAGACCGAAGGGCTGATCGGCTCGCTGATGCAGCTGTTGCGGTTGGACCTACCGGTGCCGGATCACACCACTCTGAGCCGACGGGCCCGAAACCTGGCCGTGAGGATCCGTCCGCAGACCACCGGGCCGCTGCACCTGCTGGTCGACAGCACAGGGCTGAAACTCAGCGGGCCCGGCGAATGGCAGGTTGAGAAGCACGGCTCCAAGAAGCGCCGTTCCTGGCGCAAGTTCCACATCGGTGTGGACGCTCGAACTGGGCAGATCGCTGCCGTGGAGTTGACCCCACCCGATGTCGACGATGCCTCGCAGGTCGGTCCCTTGCTCGATCAGGTCTCCGCGCCGGTCAAGTCGCTCGTCGGTGACGGCGCCTACGACCGCACCGACGTGTACGTCGCAGTGGCGGCCCGCCACCCGGAGGCGGCGGTGATCGCGCCACCGCGCGCTGATGCCGTCTTCAGAGTCGTCGTCGAGACCGCGCCCACTCCGCGCGACCGTCACATCCAGGCGATTGCCGAGATGGGACGCATAGCTTGGCAGCGAACGTCCGGCTACAACGCGCGGGCCAAGGTGGAGGCGGCGATCGCGCGCTACAAGCAAGTGATTGGCAATCGCCTGCGGGCCCACAGCGATGACGGGCGGCGTACCGAGCTCATCATCGCCAGCACCCTGCTCAACCGCATGTTCGGCTTGGCACGCCCGACCTATGTCCGCGTCGCGTAA
- a CDS encoding ABC transporter ATP-binding protein yields MTDDLLRITGLRAGYPRRRIIDGLSLPPLRAGTVAALVGPNGAGKTTLLRALAGLLPATGDVRYDGQALLQMTPAERARYVTYMPQSLPQGIALSVIESVVTALRVSTLVKDRPESLVHAEADAVLQRLGIGHLALSPLDELSGGQRQLVSLAQSIVRRPRILLLDEPTSALDPRHQIDVMQAVTETAKTEGMIVLAVLHDLNLALRWVDMVVLLSEGALAAAGTPEDAITAETLAAFYRISGRVERCSLGLPHILFDGKIRD; encoded by the coding sequence ATGACGGACGACCTGCTTCGGATCACCGGGCTCCGTGCCGGCTATCCCCGGCGCCGGATCATCGACGGCCTGTCGCTGCCGCCCTTGCGGGCGGGTACGGTCGCCGCCCTCGTCGGTCCCAACGGCGCCGGCAAGACGACGCTTCTTCGCGCCCTGGCCGGCCTGCTGCCGGCGACCGGCGACGTTCGCTACGATGGACAGGCTCTCCTGCAGATGACGCCGGCCGAGCGCGCCCGGTACGTCACCTACATGCCGCAGAGCCTGCCCCAGGGCATCGCGCTCAGCGTCATCGAATCCGTCGTCACCGCGCTGCGCGTTTCGACGCTTGTGAAGGACCGGCCGGAAAGCCTCGTCCATGCGGAGGCCGACGCCGTGCTCCAGAGGCTGGGGATCGGCCACCTCGCCCTTTCTCCGCTCGACGAACTGTCCGGCGGGCAACGCCAACTCGTGAGCCTTGCCCAATCGATCGTGCGCCGCCCGAGGATCCTGCTGCTGGACGAACCTACGAGCGCGCTCGATCCACGCCACCAGATCGACGTGATGCAGGCGGTGACGGAAACCGCCAAGACGGAAGGCATGATCGTGCTCGCCGTGCTGCACGACCTGAATCTTGCACTGCGATGGGTGGATATGGTCGTTCTGTTGTCGGAGGGCGCCCTGGCCGCGGCAGGAACTCCGGAGGACGCGATCACCGCAGAGACCCTGGCGGCCTTCTACCGGATTTCCGGCCGGGTCGAGCGCTGTTCGCTGGGCCTTCCCCATATACTCTTCGACGGAAAGATCCGTGATTGA